From one Trueperella pyogenes genomic stretch:
- a CDS encoding metal-dependent transcriptional regulator, with translation MRSLTPSTEDYLKNIWSISEWSGDEVVPIELARRLGLSPSTVTEAVKKLSSQRLVNHRRYGPISLTEQGRREALRVVRKHRLIETYLHVHLGYAWQDLHEEAEALEHAVSDRFVDAIDALLGYPLRDPHGDPIPRPDGSLPPAMDVICLNEAPANTRVVIEQVDDDDADVLVFLGDLGVRPEKSAKVISQSAALGLTTILIDDETVSIPLPAACRIRVTLYPC, from the coding sequence ATGCGTAGCCTCACTCCTTCGACCGAGGACTATCTCAAGAACATATGGTCTATCTCCGAGTGGTCTGGTGATGAGGTAGTCCCGATCGAGCTCGCGCGCCGCCTGGGGCTGAGCCCCTCGACCGTCACCGAAGCGGTCAAGAAGCTCAGCTCCCAGCGACTCGTCAATCACCGCCGCTACGGCCCGATCAGTCTGACTGAGCAGGGGCGCCGTGAAGCACTCCGGGTGGTGCGCAAGCATCGTCTCATTGAGACCTACCTGCACGTTCATTTGGGCTATGCCTGGCAAGACCTCCACGAGGAGGCCGAGGCTCTTGAGCACGCAGTTTCTGATCGCTTTGTCGACGCCATTGACGCTCTTCTTGGCTATCCCCTGCGCGATCCCCACGGCGATCCCATCCCGCGCCCTGACGGTTCGTTGCCTCCTGCCATGGACGTCATCTGCTTGAACGAGGCGCCTGCGAACACACGGGTAGTCATCGAGCAAGTCGATGATGACGACGCCGACGTGCTCGTCTTCCTCGGCGACCTGGGCGTGCGCCCGGAAAAGTCTGCGAAGGTGATTTCTCAAAGTGCGGCTCTCGGTTTGACGACCATCCTCATCGACGACGAGACGGTCTCCATACCGCTACCCGCAGCCTGCCGCATCCGGGTGACGCTGTACCCATGCTAA
- a CDS encoding ArsR/SmtB family transcription factor, translated as MDLEKGLVEAARLFKVLGSESRLALLRILQAKPATVGVLVEKSGLTQPLVSQHLRVLRQTGLVTRDRQGKEVTYQIADHHVAHLIDDAIIHALETHPDH; from the coding sequence ATGGATTTAGAGAAAGGGCTCGTTGAAGCGGCTCGGTTGTTTAAGGTCTTGGGCTCAGAATCAAGACTGGCGTTGTTGCGCATCCTCCAGGCCAAACCCGCTACGGTTGGTGTCCTGGTGGAAAAATCCGGCCTGACCCAACCTCTCGTTTCTCAGCATCTAAGAGTCCTCCGGCAAACCGGTCTTGTGACGCGGGATCGGCAGGGGAAGGAAGTGACGTATCAGATCGCGGATCACCACGTCGCCCACCTAATCGATGATGCCATTATCCATGCTCTCGAAACACACCCAGACCACTAA
- a CDS encoding vitamin K epoxide reductase family protein: protein MSELDIDELDRRIAKFAARATDHERAGGASLETAMTVVVSAALGLVASVMLVLSELAYVQNPAESLICDVNPLIGCSTWFTAWEGHLLFGVPNALWGTMFFAGMLALGLVLAFGGRLHRVLWLGALAGTSLGILWVVWFGYQSYIAHGSLCPFCIVVWIATIPLFVTLLGRSAQAGHTGQSTTAFGSAVVRNRWLIVGIVYLLLVVFTVVWFWDSWALAF, encoded by the coding sequence ATGAGTGAGCTGGATATCGATGAGTTAGATCGACGTATTGCCAAGTTCGCGGCCAGGGCCACGGATCATGAGCGTGCGGGGGGAGCCTCGCTCGAAACTGCTATGACAGTCGTGGTAAGTGCCGCGCTGGGGCTTGTCGCCTCCGTCATGCTCGTTCTCTCCGAGCTTGCTTACGTGCAAAATCCTGCCGAAAGCCTTATCTGCGATGTCAACCCGCTCATAGGCTGTTCGACCTGGTTCACGGCCTGGGAGGGGCACCTACTCTTCGGCGTGCCCAACGCGCTGTGGGGCACGATGTTTTTCGCGGGCATGCTCGCCTTGGGCCTCGTGCTCGCCTTCGGTGGAAGACTCCACCGCGTGTTGTGGCTAGGCGCCTTGGCCGGTACCAGCCTCGGTATCCTGTGGGTAGTCTGGTTCGGCTATCAGTCCTATATCGCCCACGGTTCGCTGTGCCCGTTCTGCATTGTCGTGTGGATCGCGACCATCCCACTCTTTGTGACTCTACTGGGCCGTAGTGCCCAAGCGGGGCACACAGGCCAGTCGACGACGGCGTTCGGCTCGGCCGTGGTGCGTAACCGGTGGCTGATCGTCGGGATCGTCTACCTGCTCCTCGTCGTTTTCACAGTGGTGTGGTTCTGGGATTCGTGGGCGCTTGCGTTCTAG
- a CDS encoding DeoD-type purine-nucleoside phosphorylase, with amino-acid sequence MATPHINAEKGDFAPAVLLPGDPKRAERMAQMLMPDAKVVSDVRGIKAFTGMVDGKPLSIMASGMGQPSLGIYVSELFSEFDVQRVIRVGTCGGLSKDVKVGDVVIANGAHYEGVMNTYLIPETHFSAVASYNLVKAAADAAGDDPDVVVAPVISRDRFYNVPAQVNEAAAQVGTAGAEMEAGALYGLAARYGKQALAVLTVSDHMTVPGRDMTPEERETKFVKALNLAVAAALS; translated from the coding sequence ATGGCAACGCCACATATCAACGCTGAAAAGGGAGATTTCGCCCCCGCAGTTCTCCTGCCGGGTGACCCCAAGCGCGCCGAGCGTATGGCACAGATGCTGATGCCCGACGCCAAGGTCGTCTCCGACGTGCGTGGGATTAAGGCTTTCACTGGGATGGTTGACGGCAAGCCGCTGTCGATCATGGCCTCAGGTATGGGACAACCCTCGTTGGGTATCTACGTCTCGGAGCTCTTTTCCGAGTTCGACGTGCAGCGCGTTATTCGGGTGGGTACCTGCGGCGGTCTGTCCAAGGATGTCAAGGTCGGCGATGTCGTTATCGCCAACGGCGCCCACTATGAAGGCGTGATGAACACCTACCTCATCCCGGAGACCCACTTCTCCGCGGTCGCCTCCTACAATCTGGTCAAGGCCGCAGCCGATGCCGCGGGCGATGATCCCGACGTCGTCGTCGCACCCGTCATCTCACGCGATCGGTTCTACAACGTGCCAGCGCAGGTCAACGAGGCCGCAGCCCAGGTTGGCACTGCCGGCGCCGAGATGGAGGCCGGCGCCCTGTACGGCCTCGCAGCTCGCTATGGCAAACAGGCTCTGGCGGTTCTTACGGTGTCCGACCATATGACCGTTCCGGGTCGAGACATGACCCCCGAAGAGCGCGAGACGAAGTTCGTCAAGGCGCTCAACCTCGCCGTGGCGGCTGCGCTGTCCTGA
- a CDS encoding HAD-IIB family hydrolase, whose amino-acid sequence MYSLLAFDLDDTLAPSKSPLPERMAVALRDLLDLHDVCVISGGNFDQFRTQLLSGLGASDAQLSRLHLMPTCGTRYMRYDAGGWAPVYVRDLSEDERREAMRVVEEEAQRLDLWEETAWGEIIEDRGSQITFSALGQRAPLEAKKAWDPTGEKKEALRAAVARRLPRLEVRSGGSTSVDITRKGVDKAYGIAELEKESGIPIAEMLFIGDRLDEGGNDYPVKRLGIATHAVAGWEETADFVEGYVAGQVKHE is encoded by the coding sequence ATGTATTCGCTTCTCGCTTTTGACTTGGATGACACCCTGGCTCCGTCGAAATCGCCACTTCCCGAGCGGATGGCGGTAGCGCTGCGTGACCTGCTCGATTTGCATGATGTGTGCGTCATTTCTGGCGGTAACTTCGACCAGTTCCGCACCCAGCTGCTGTCCGGCTTGGGCGCCTCCGATGCCCAGCTTTCTCGCCTACATCTCATGCCTACCTGTGGCACACGGTACATGCGTTACGACGCCGGCGGGTGGGCGCCGGTCTATGTGCGCGACCTGAGCGAAGATGAGCGGCGCGAGGCCATGCGCGTCGTCGAGGAGGAAGCTCAACGGCTCGACCTATGGGAGGAGACGGCGTGGGGTGAAATCATCGAGGATCGTGGCTCACAGATCACGTTCTCGGCTCTCGGGCAACGCGCCCCGCTTGAGGCCAAGAAGGCGTGGGATCCTACAGGGGAGAAGAAAGAGGCGTTGCGGGCAGCCGTCGCCCGGCGCTTGCCGCGCCTAGAGGTCCGCTCGGGTGGGTCGACGTCGGTGGATATCACCCGCAAGGGTGTGGACAAGGCATATGGTATCGCGGAGCTGGAAAAGGAGAGCGGCATCCCGATTGCGGAAATGCTCTTCATCGGCGATCGCCTGGACGAGGGCGGCAACGATTACCCTGTCAAGCGGCTCGGTATCGCCACTCACGCGGTGGCGGGCTGGGAAGAAACAGCAGACTTCGTTGAAGGTTATGTCGCAGGCCAGGTGAAACATGAGTGA
- a CDS encoding HIT family protein has protein sequence MSSIFSRIIAGEIPGQFVWADDVCVVMATIEPVRAGHVMVVPRAEVAKFNDVEPGDFAHMMQVAQIVANAQEQAFDVPRAVVAILGFEVPHTHVHVIPADSEAAAHFASAQPAPAEEIASAMDKLRNALIAAGYEAEVNAAN, from the coding sequence ATGAGTTCTATCTTTTCTCGGATCATCGCCGGTGAGATTCCCGGCCAGTTCGTCTGGGCCGACGACGTGTGCGTCGTCATGGCCACTATTGAGCCCGTCCGTGCCGGCCACGTCATGGTTGTCCCGCGGGCGGAGGTAGCCAAGTTCAACGACGTCGAGCCGGGCGATTTCGCGCACATGATGCAGGTGGCGCAGATCGTCGCAAACGCCCAAGAGCAGGCCTTCGACGTGCCACGCGCTGTGGTGGCGATCCTCGGCTTCGAGGTTCCGCATACGCACGTGCACGTCATTCCCGCTGACTCCGAGGCGGCGGCGCACTTTGCCAGCGCCCAGCCTGCTCCAGCCGAGGAGATCGCGTCCGCGATGGACAAACTCCGCAATGCCCTTATCGCAGCTGGCTATGAGGCCGAGGTGAATGCCGCCAACTGA
- a CDS encoding choice-of-anchor M domain-containing protein, producing MTRLSWAKRFALAVTACALAGSFAVPASASPSSKTILDEGHVDSPKVFWEKDSLTIKAEPHKQTPVPLENGLHWLHKAWDGEGKQYFYYKAADDAKYRFLGQPGDLLYWGAPINADGGSPTNLWIGYGADTGIPVDKFRDGIFQLELVDFQGPGKMEMFRDGEEDSPLERLLSSHDKDYRFLQLSAAAHTHINTTFSKPGSYQLTYRTTYRDADTGQFVASEPQVMHWQVGGSNPREAKLGDVLTTYNASKATGKTTSFKHDFTIAPSSEKDPMATLTFDTGDSKATGNVAFYIDGYYMAEAPLTNGKASWTEMIGSQESKFQAVYVPNNDSTAPRWITAPLSYKLGAAKVSTTDSGEFLAPTNENVPAKNLEPMKVTSKKFTMSSKLDGENYVITATPEDENLEFGVQGGFGSSYSDALGNCPVNFTSTRSSRSTLLPKAFFEEECASGQGHWELTPATQYDAARATVKVDRLENST from the coding sequence TTGACGCGTCTGAGTTGGGCGAAGCGCTTCGCGCTCGCCGTCACCGCGTGTGCGCTGGCCGGATCCTTTGCCGTGCCCGCCAGCGCCTCACCATCGAGTAAAACCATCCTTGACGAAGGACACGTCGACTCCCCCAAGGTGTTCTGGGAAAAGGATTCCCTCACAATCAAGGCCGAGCCCCACAAACAGACACCTGTGCCACTTGAAAACGGCCTCCACTGGCTCCACAAGGCCTGGGACGGCGAGGGAAAGCAATACTTCTATTACAAGGCCGCTGACGATGCCAAGTACCGTTTTCTTGGCCAGCCTGGGGACTTGCTCTACTGGGGTGCACCAATCAATGCAGATGGTGGCTCCCCGACCAACCTCTGGATCGGCTACGGGGCCGACACTGGTATTCCTGTAGACAAGTTCCGCGACGGCATTTTCCAGCTCGAGCTGGTCGACTTCCAAGGCCCTGGCAAGATGGAGATGTTCCGGGATGGCGAGGAGGATTCTCCCCTGGAGCGATTGCTCTCCAGCCATGACAAGGATTACCGCTTCCTTCAGCTCAGCGCCGCGGCACACACGCATATCAATACCACGTTCTCCAAGCCGGGCAGCTACCAGCTGACCTACCGCACCACCTATCGCGACGCCGACACCGGCCAGTTTGTCGCCTCCGAACCGCAGGTCATGCACTGGCAGGTCGGTGGCAGCAACCCGCGTGAGGCCAAACTCGGCGATGTGTTGACCACGTACAACGCCTCGAAGGCGACGGGCAAGACTACGAGCTTCAAGCACGACTTCACCATCGCTCCGTCAAGTGAGAAAGATCCGATGGCGACCCTCACTTTCGACACCGGCGATTCCAAGGCCACCGGCAACGTGGCCTTCTACATCGACGGCTACTACATGGCCGAAGCACCGCTTACGAACGGCAAAGCCAGCTGGACTGAGATGATCGGCTCCCAGGAGTCGAAGTTCCAGGCGGTTTACGTGCCCAATAATGACTCCACGGCTCCGCGCTGGATCACCGCGCCGCTGTCTTACAAGCTCGGTGCTGCGAAAGTGTCGACCACGGATTCAGGGGAATTCCTCGCCCCGACGAATGAGAACGTCCCGGCGAAGAACCTGGAGCCGATGAAGGTCACCAGCAAGAAGTTCACCATGTCGAGCAAGCTCGACGGCGAGAACTACGTCATCACCGCCACTCCGGAAGATGAGAACCTCGAGTTCGGCGTACAGGGAGGCTTTGGCTCAAGCTACAGCGATGCTCTTGGAAATTGCCCAGTCAACTTCACCTCGACCCGTTCCTCTCGCTCAACACTCCTTCCCAAGGCTTTCTTTGAGGAAGAGTGCGCGTCAGGCCAAGGCCACTGGGAGCTGACCCCGGCCACCCAGTACGATGCTGCCCGCGCTACAGTTAAGGTGGACAGGCTGGAGAATTCAACGTGA
- a CDS encoding thymidine kinase, with translation MAKLYFRYGTMNSGKTAGLLMAAHNFEESHQQILILKPALDSKAGPALYTRMGIERLVDHLVTADDDVFSLAKDWLASIEGKTVGGILVDEAQFLTTAQVDQLLMAALKLNIPVLCYGLRTDFLTKVFPGSARLLETAHTLEELKTMCGAGCRRKANFNARKVGGQFVLHGDQISIDNQEDVEYIALCGQCFLELVGPIDGRREDDA, from the coding sequence GTGGCAAAACTGTATTTTCGCTACGGCACAATGAATTCCGGCAAGACGGCCGGTTTGCTCATGGCGGCCCACAATTTTGAAGAGTCGCATCAGCAAATCCTTATACTCAAGCCCGCTCTCGATTCAAAGGCAGGCCCGGCGCTTTACACGCGCATGGGTATCGAACGCCTCGTCGATCATCTCGTCACTGCCGACGACGACGTGTTTAGCCTCGCCAAAGATTGGCTCGCTTCGATAGAGGGCAAGACCGTAGGTGGCATCCTCGTAGACGAGGCACAGTTCCTCACCACTGCCCAGGTAGATCAGCTGCTGATGGCTGCTCTCAAGCTCAATATCCCGGTTCTGTGCTACGGGCTACGCACAGACTTTTTGACGAAGGTCTTTCCCGGCTCGGCTCGTCTTCTCGAAACGGCTCACACTCTCGAGGAGCTCAAGACCATGTGCGGGGCGGGTTGTAGGCGTAAAGCAAACTTCAATGCCCGCAAGGTTGGCGGCCAATTCGTCCTTCATGGAGATCAGATCTCCATCGATAACCAGGAGGATGTGGAGTACATCGCTTTATGCGGCCAGTGTTTCCTTGAGCTGGTTGGTCCTATTGATGGACGCCGCGAGGATGACGCATAG
- a CDS encoding AI-2E family transporter, translating to MEELDTHPEPAIGGLNHDVARDERSPVPPALETAAGWSWRIIVITALVLGIGWVAIKLSIIIVSLMVALLIAVILEPMTSKLQNRWGWPPALAATVGVFGLLILILGLLIGAGTGIVAGVSDLAGQVSQGVATLIDLLVQKFPNLQVTLNDGWAKVQSTIQNNATTLLGGVASVGSSLTSFLTGFILTLFALFFFLKDGRRLWHWIVRATPHSQHDRVNEAGIRAWVTIGNYTRTQAFVAAVDAVGIGVVAMLLRTPFSLAFPIAVVVFLFSFVPIVGAFISGFLAILIVLVNTQSLPMALLMLVGVLAVQQIEGNILQPILQGNALNMHALAIVLIVAAGSAVAGIVGALFAVPLAAAINTAILYIRGHDTYPYLNRMEDRPGGPPRAFDAVTAEHWQHFDEAVAQHLSPKERRAANKQARAERRAQRSE from the coding sequence ATGGAAGAACTCGACACACACCCTGAACCAGCAATTGGCGGACTCAATCATGACGTCGCCCGCGACGAACGATCGCCGGTGCCCCCGGCGCTCGAGACGGCGGCAGGATGGTCATGGCGCATCATCGTCATTACTGCCCTCGTATTAGGCATAGGGTGGGTAGCAATCAAGCTCTCCATCATCATCGTCTCCCTTATGGTCGCGCTTCTCATCGCAGTGATACTCGAACCGATGACCTCGAAGCTTCAAAACCGTTGGGGGTGGCCGCCCGCGCTAGCGGCAACCGTGGGTGTATTCGGACTGCTCATCCTCATTCTGGGTCTGCTCATTGGCGCCGGCACAGGAATCGTGGCCGGAGTCAGCGACCTCGCCGGGCAAGTCTCTCAAGGCGTAGCCACACTCATCGACCTCCTCGTCCAGAAGTTCCCCAACCTCCAAGTCACCCTGAATGACGGCTGGGCCAAGGTACAAAGCACTATCCAAAACAATGCGACCACGTTGCTCGGTGGAGTCGCCTCCGTTGGCTCCTCGCTGACCAGCTTCCTCACCGGCTTTATCCTCACCCTCTTCGCACTGTTCTTCTTCCTCAAGGACGGGCGCCGCCTATGGCACTGGATAGTCCGTGCCACGCCGCATTCCCAGCATGACCGCGTCAACGAGGCCGGCATTCGCGCATGGGTGACGATCGGCAATTACACCAGGACACAAGCGTTTGTCGCTGCAGTGGACGCCGTCGGCATCGGCGTCGTAGCGATGCTGCTAAGGACGCCGTTCAGCCTCGCCTTCCCCATCGCCGTCGTGGTCTTCCTCTTTTCCTTTGTCCCGATCGTGGGCGCTTTTATCTCGGGCTTCCTCGCGATCCTCATCGTGCTGGTTAACACCCAATCGCTTCCAATGGCGCTGCTGATGCTTGTCGGCGTCCTTGCCGTTCAGCAGATTGAAGGAAATATCCTTCAACCCATTTTGCAAGGCAACGCGCTCAACATGCATGCGCTCGCGATTGTGCTCATCGTGGCAGCTGGATCTGCTGTTGCCGGTATCGTCGGCGCCCTCTTTGCGGTCCCGCTGGCTGCGGCCATCAACACTGCGATCCTCTACATCCGCGGACACGACACCTATCCGTATCTTAACCGGATGGAAGATCGCCCCGGCGGCCCACCTCGGGCATTTGACGCGGTAACCGCCGAACACTGGCAGCACTTCGACGAGGCGGTCGCTCAGCATCTGTCCCCGAAGGAACGCCGCGCGGCTAACAAGCAGGCGCGTGCAGAGCGCCGCGCCCAGCGTTCTGAGTAG